The Cryptococcus gattii WM276 chromosome F, complete sequence genome segment CCTTGCCCACTTATTCCCATTGATCATAACTTACATATCGGAAATCAGCGTCATCATTCCAGCCACTCAGCGGCTAGTTGTGGAGCTTTTTAGTAAAGAGGGCAAGTTGGAAGAGATGGACGCGAGGTTGAAAGcagagaggaagagggaacGGAGGGGAGGTAGACAAGAGAAAATGAAAACGGATGAAGCGGAAGGAGAGGGGAAAaagaatgaagatgagaacgaggaagaagaagagcaggagAGTGAAGAGGCAAAGATGGAGGGAAGAGTGTTTGGAGCATGGGGTGTAGAGTTGGGCGACGGGATAGCGGGACTCTGTGAGGCGGTGTGTTGGTATGGTGATGGCCCAGGAATTTGGTAAGCAATTCTTACCTTTTCATGATGGGTTTGCAATCATAGGGAGGACTGACGATTCCTTACAGGCAAGGCAGTGAGCTTGTAGATATCGTTCTCGGCTTAACATCCCCACCGCTTGATAAGCACACAGTCAGAAGAGGTTTGGAAGTGTTTTTTGCTGCTGCCATTCGTATGTTTCTCTTACCACATTGTCGTTAATTTCCATTTGCTGGGAAGCTGACAAGGCGGGCGTCTGTGACTTGCAGATGGAAATCAATTTGCATCGTTGATGAGCCCTACTGAGAACATACCCGGCCTGGCTCAACAACCCCCTCTCATAGAGAGACTGAGTCGATATTTGATCTCACCACATCCCAACGCCTCATCTGAAGAGGTACGTGACCTACTGTATGTTTGGGTACCGCCAGTTGTTGACATTTGCCTCGTCTTGTTGTGCAATCCAGATGTTGAGGATGAAACTGATGATAGTTAAGGGTATGTGTATGATGGCAGTGTCAAACACAGATGCCGTGGTTTTGATGGGTTCGAGAACCATCTTGGTTCCTGCTCTGGTGCTAGTTTTGCAAGAGGAGAGCTCAAAGATATGGGGCATACATGCGTATAGTGCGCCAGTTGAAGAGTGATTTGTTTCTAACCCCATATTTAATGAGATATATGTTAATTGGTTATTCAGCGCTTTGGCACTCCTGCATCCGAGCCTTTCATTATTACACCAGCTCGTCTTCCCTTTCCCGCCGTTTGATTCCTCGTCCCCATCGGCTACTCTTTCTTCCGGATCCGCCGCGAATCCCAACCCTACACCTCAACGTTACCGTCTTCGCTCTTCTCAGATCGACTCGGACGCGCCTATCGGTATCGACCTTGTCCAGGTCTTGCAGCAGACCAGTCAGATAAAAGAGTTCAACGGATTGCAACACATGTTTGTCAGTGCGATGGGGTGCATGGCGTATGGTATATTCGGGGAAGGGATCGGATCTGAGGAAGGGGTGGGAGAGGCTGATCTGAGAGCCATTCAAGGTAAGTAGAACTGGCATTGCCATTTGAACGCTTAGCGAAAGAAAGGACCTAATAATTGAAACTCAGTGCTAAGCGGCGACTTATTGGAAAATGTTGTCGAAGGTCCTGAAGGGGATGTCATTTACGAATTGTACGTACCTAATGAAGGAGCTCCACCAGGGGGGACTGAGGGAGATGGGGACAAGGTGCAAGTGGACGAAGACGTGTATCAGGAGATGGACGTGGATGAAGGATGATCGGCCAATAAAGGGCCCGTGCTTCTCAAGTTTGTATTGACGGTTTACTTATCTATACGATGCTTTATCATGGTTAATAGACTTGTATGTATGTCAGGATTACTGCTGCTGTTACTAATAAGACGCCACAGTGCGGGTGCTATAAGGATACATCGCAAAACTACTGCTGTGATAAACGAGCCCACCAGGATAGTACAGAGATATATGACACACAATGACAgacaagaagaaaggaaaggggTACCAAATACCACTTGTAATTAGCTCAAATCAGCAATGTTCGCAACTCCTTCAATGTGATGGATGCCACACCAGCACGCCAGTCCCCCGCCCAACGAAGTTCACAGGCTTCTAGACACCCTATGACCCTTGCGAGCTCCATCATTTGTCTATCATTTTGCAGTGTTTCGGCTGCCTGCAAGCCAAGTATAACAGACTGAGCCCATCTAATGCTGTTGTCTCCGTTCACATGGTCAAGTCGACCTAGAGCGGCCTCAATGATGACCTTATGGTTCGTGACTTTGGGCTGTGGTTTGTACGTTTTCAGAGCGGCCATCTCACGAGTGATGTTGCAAACCGGTACCTCGGATTCCACCTGGATAAACAGAATCAGGATTGTATTTTCCGTAAAAGCAGGTTTTCTCGAAGAAGGGATGGCTTACCAACTCGTCGTCGTCATCAGTATATATCTTCTTTTCGTAATCCCTGTTTGTGGCCATACCCCTGAGTAACGTGGTTTGGACTTCAATACGATCTTCGATTCTGGTTAGCCTTTCTAAGATCTCTGGCCTCTATAGGTACTGTCAGTTTTCACTGACGGGTCATTGAATGTATATCTGAAAATGAATGTAAGGGATGCTACTGACGGTGGCCGACTTCTTCGTACCCTTGGGAAGCATTTCAACACAGTTGGCACAGTCAAAGCAAAGTTCAGATGGAGCAGAGGACATCATGTATTACTTGTTAGATTAGGTTGCAGACAAATCAGTAGAAGAATGTAATGCATGGGAAACGATGTTTTTATACGTACCCGAAAGAGGTCAGAAGACAAGATGGACGGGTCCGATTAGAAAGTACGACTTTTGACGTCATGACAAGCAACTTCATCGCTGTAAGAAAACGGGAATGAAGAGCAGAAAGCAGCAGGTGTCTTATCTCTCCGCACGCAGTCATGTGCGACAAGTGCTGACGCGTATATGACTGAGCCGATTGAATAACTTCGAGCCAAATGATAATGCATAGAAAGCACTACACAACGTGACTTTCCAAGGACTTTCCAAGCTTTAATTAACAGCACATTTCACACCACGACAACCGTGGTGGTGATTATTGATGCTTGCTGATGGACGCCTTATCATTATGACTGTCCTTCGTTGCCTGCGAAAAGACGATGATGGATACGTTGCACAACACGTACAGATTCGAACATCCAGAGCCTTATAGGCATTTGTTATAGAGCCACCTGACCCCATCTCCAACGTCGAACACGCCCTCAAAACATCAATGAAAAAGAAGCGCGCTAAGTAATGCCGGAATGTACGACGGCAAAAAAGGCAGACAGAGAAATGCCGACCAAGATAAATAAGGAGTGGTCACACTAAAAAACAAGCGCCGATTATCAGCTGTCGACGTCGGCGGTTATATCGTTTATCGGCTGAAAGTATTATTACTGCTACTGACATACAGTTTGTCCTCATTTACTAACCTTTGTATATTATAGTATCCCCCGCCTTAACGCCATTTTTTTACCTCAAATTTCTCGGCGGTGAAGGCAGTAATGACGATGACAATGCGCACGGAGGAATGGGCCAGCCACATACGCATGTACTGCCTATGCTCATTATTCATCGCAAGTATTGTTCAATGTCGCGCTAGTTGCAAAGGGTTTGCATTTAACAATGTATTACTATTTGCTACAAAGAGATACAAGTCTCATTTAAGAAATCTCGTTCAACCCTCAAATACTACAACCATTAGATAGCCTGGCTCTTGTTGGAATGATGGTGACCATTAGAAACGCCGTCAGCGGTACCGTTGTTAGCAGATACGTTGGCAGACTGGCCAGCAACTTGAGGAGCGCCCTCAACTATTGGAAGCTATTAGAGAGGTTCGCAATTATAAGTCTAGAAAGGTGCAACTTACAAGTAGAGCAGTGGGCACCCTCGCCCTCGAGAGAGGATTTGTTTTGAGAGTACTTCTCGGCAGAGATGGTGGGGAGGGTAGTGACCTCGTGGACAACTGGGGCATCCTCAACCTTCTCGTGGATGGCCTTGGTCTGGTGGACAACGGTGGGTTCGACAGTCTCGCGTTGAACAACGGGTTGGACTGGAACAATATGTAAGAATGACGATGCAAAATAGCCAAGACGACGAGTTACTTACTTGTCTCGTGGATGTGGTGGTGCTGGTGCTCATTAAGAGCAGTACCGACATGCTCTCCGCTCTTCTCGACGGCACCAGTGGATCGGGTGTCGTGAGCCAAGTTCTTCTGCTTGGCAAGAGCCTCCTGGTGTTCAGGTCGCATCTCCTCCTTGTGTTCTCTAGTGATCACAGGCTCGGTGGCGTTGACATGCTTGGTGTTGAGGGTTTGGTGGTCCTCAACGGGTTGGATTCGGTGCTGAAGTTGATAGGTAAACCATGTGTCATGATTGTAGGTATGGGGAAAAGAGACTTACTTGAAGGTGGTGGACATGTCGCTCACGGTCGACCGCTTCAGCGGTCTCAACATGTTCTTGAGGCCTGATATGCTCCTGGACGACTTCGGGCGCAGTGTCCGTGCAGACCTGTTGCCAAAAGTTAAGACGACACACCAACCGAAAGGAAACGACAAGGACGCACTTCAGTGGTCTCGGGCTTGCCAGACTTAGAGAAGAATTCCTTGACACCTTGGGTAACGCTGGACATTATTGCTTGTAGTGTTTGTTGGTTTGGGGTGGTGGATTGGAGTGGAAAGTATCTTGAGCGTCGTTCGAAAGTGATGTGATGGGGACCTAAAATATGCCCATACCCACCCTTTTTAAAGCATGCCGCTTTCCTTGGCGCTTAACATTCGAAGAGAAGTCGATGACGAAATTGGTCGCGATCTTCTACCTCAGGATCGTAAGCTTATCCCGTTATCGATGAAGCCTATGATGTCTTCTTCGTTGAGAGTCCTGAATTATATCGCTGGCGGGCTGGAGAGTTCCACTAGGTCTGGTATATCGAGAATGCGTAGTTCCTCACTGTTCATCCATGCGTCACGTCCCGTATTTCCTGTTCTGtaagagaagaagacgaacTAATGAGCTGACGTTTTCGCGCTCGCGTCTAGTCTTTTGCTAGAGAAATGATGTTGAGGCTAAATAAATTATGTAATGAATAATTCAGTGTGCTTTTACGGACTTGTGTATTGATTTTCCTCCAGCCGGAATCTTAATTTAAAATCTCAGCAGCCGACATATGGATCCTGAAGGATGTCATCAATGAGGATAGAATGGTTCCCCGAGATAAGATTTTTCATAGCAGCAAGACAGATGCTGGAAATGACGATGCAACGACATATGATTCGGCTATGGTACATGTATGGTGAGGTAAAATGGGTAGTGAGGGCGTTTGATCTTCGCAGTAAAAGCCCACATTTCGTAACCTCATGCACTCGTTGCTCTGGCCAGTGGCCGAAACTTTAGCACTCCAAGCGAATACTTATTAATTGTTACATGAAAAGGAATGACGAGCTGCAAAGGAAAAGTTGCGTCAGGCAGACCTAAGCGCAGCCGACGATGAACGGATCGACGTCATGTGGGCTCCATATTTGTCCATCGGCTTTCGTGTTATGCTGTGGGTATGTGTACACGGTCAGATGCGCCAGCACAGCTAAACTAGCCTGAATGAGCACTTGAAGACTAAGGATGTTATGATAGATCTTGCCATGCGGTGAAAATCTATGCATAGGTAGCTAGAATTATCGTTATACTGAAGAACAAACGGACAAAGAGGTGAATAAAGCTACTTCCTGACGACAGAAGAATCTCCTCATCACGGTTAGTATGCCCAATATTATCTCAAAGATCTTGCATCGCAAGAGCAAATCATCCTCAAGTGCTGGGacatctccttctcctgcTTCAAAGTCGACCCCAAACGTCCCTCAATCGACTCAGACCCCGTCAGAGTCACCTACAGCCCCCACGACTTCGAGACACACCTCTCCCGCCACTCCAGGCCCACGCCCAGCTCGAAATTTGGTGTATTCTCCGGGATCAGATGTAGCGGCTGCCCAGAGTAAAGACCTCCCGGATGTACCATCGTCTGCAGCTGTCCAGGCTAGCTCAAGGAGCCAGCAACCATTAAGTCAGTCCCTGAATAGCAAGGAAATTTTGCCTACCAAGTCTGCCAGTCCAGGTGGGCGAGATGAAGGGGATGTGGTTGTAATCGACAAGTCTTCGGGCCCTCGCCTGCCTGAAGGAACACCTTCGGAAATGCGATCGCTTGACGAGATGGACAGAAAGACACCAGGTCAGATGCTTCAGTCTCGAGAAGACGGAGGTGCTCCTGGAGGAGATCATCAGATTGATTCTTCCGATCTTCATTCACCTAGAGTGGCGTCCAAGGAGGCTCAACGACTTAACGGTGCCTCGGAAAAGTCCTTGAATCAGACTTTGCAGCCAGTAGAGAATGGAGGCAATTTGAAAAGTCTCACGACAGACGGAAGCCTTCAAAGAGCCGAGAATACGCAAAAGATCAGCAAGCTCCCCTCCCCGTCCGAAAGATCAGAGAACATTTTCCACTTGAATGGAGGCGAGGCAAACCAGGGTAAGAATAAACATATTCTCTTCAGTATTTTATGAGGTTGACCCCATTATTTAGACCTCAGCTATCTTGCAGACTTAGTCAGCACTGGGGAGACAACTCCTGGTTCTACCCCAGGTGTCGCCGTGCCTGTTGCGGGGGAAGCTTGGGTCCAATCTAACGACCGATCACTAGCCACAGGAGGTGGTATCAACGACAAGTTTTCCGCTCTCCCTATCAATTCTCGACAACCACAATCTCATCCAGAGTACGATTTTCCTCGAGCCCCTTCAGCTGCTGGATCTTCTACCGAAACTTCGACGTATGCTACTGCATTTTCGACGCCTGCAGCTGATACGGTCTCACTAGCCCCTAGTGATACTACTGCGCGAGCTGTGGAGGGTGGGTCTCTTGAGAGAGGTGCTGCACCTACTGGAGTAGATGCGGCCTCAAATACTACCATTGCAGGTCCCACAGCCGGTGGTCTTGCTAGGGACATGACTTCCATGGCTCAAACTTCCTTCCCAGCCGCTGCAACCTCCGCAATTCCGACCGACAATGTAATTGCACCGGAAAGAGAACAACAGAGGGAAGGGAATAGTCTCGAGGTCCTGGAGAAGCACCGCGCTGAATTGAATGATAAGATTAAAGCAGGACTTTCCGCAAGGAACAAAGAGCGCCAACCTCTGACAGAGGAGGGTTACGAGGTGTTTGAAAAGGCTGGAATGAAGGATCTTGTGGGTAAGGCAGACACGATTGAAACGAATACGAAATGGTTAGAGCCTGTCGTCAAAGTCAGTCTATTTCGTGACGGTCGTTACGTGCGCTGATTGAGCTGTAGGAGCATATCCGGCCTCAAGTGCATACAGAGTATACCACTAACATAGATCGAGAGATCCACATTTACCATGAGTAGTGAGTTTACTATCGATAGGTTCTCTTCAAGTTTGCCAACGTCGTCTCAGCCCTAGAATTCTCCCTGTCGAAGATCCCAATCCCACTACTCAGCCCGCCAAACACCGTATATTCTCCGTCGTGGATAATAAATGGCACGAAGTCGACGAGGCCACAGCCCGCGAAGTCTTAGGTGACGATGTCTTTGAAAACGGGCCAAAAGAAGTCAGAGAGAAACGATATTCGCTCTTACCTGGTTTGGGagaaatgaagaaggaggatcAAGATAAATGGAGGCTTGTCAACGGCCAATGGGTCGAGATTACTGGTGACAGAGAGCCTTCTGAGAGTCGACCGGGAGGCGAGCAAGAAGATGATAATGGATTCCTGTGGGGTAAAGGAAATGGAAAGGTTTGGGAAAGAGAGTATACCTTGGGAGAGACCGCGAGCGATTGGAAAGAAATTGCAAAGGAGAAGCTGGGTTTAGGACATAAGAGGATTGAAAATACGAAGGAAGTCCAGACTGACCAGGCGCCCAGAAGCGCGAGCCAGTCAGTTGGTGTAGCTTTGTAAAGGGCATAATCTGAATTTGTTGTCATAGTTCCAACGGAAGAGATCTATAATAAGCGCTAGTACATGCGTGTGCGTGGATATAGATCGTTGTAACGTACCAAACGTATCATGGATTTGTGGTAATATATTCAATTAATTTGAGGCAATCTTATCAATATAAGAATTAATAATGACGACTTTCTATCTGGAAACGCCGACTCATTATTCACTCATGAGTGATCATGCTTCTTTTCTGACGAATGATGATCATTATGAATGACGACAAAGCTCTGACCACGTCGGGGGAAGATGGCGCAAAACTGTGAATAAATAATTAATTAATACGTTTCTTGACGCGTTTTCGACCCATCTGCAATACTGTATGTTTATGCATTCAGTGCGCTAGAGCCAAGCATGAACACGTAGATGGTGAAAGGATAGGCAGACGCCATTGCGTCTCATCAAAACGAACTAACTCGATAGTCACTCAGCAGTTGAGGATTTTGGaccacctccacctcatTCGACGGACCTTCCGGCTCTTCTCTCCCGGAGTACCCGAGAAACGCTTCGCTGGCGTTCGTGTGGGTATTTGTCCCGCCTGACCCAACCGTATCTAATTTCCCATCAACTTGGAATAAGCTCAGATATTCGAAAAGGAGTTCGAAATCTTTCCGCTTTGCATATACGAAATCATCACCTTACAAAACGGAGCCGGACAACAGATGAGATGTAAAAATGACGCAATGTTCCGAATCGTCTCTGCCACGTTTCCCATTTCCTTAACGGAATCACGGGTCATGCTCTTGGCGCAGTTCCGCCTTTAGAGCATTAGCCAGCACGAGCTGTACGTTAGCCGCGGAAAGAATAAAAGAGATGTCCCACGGACCACGTTCCAGCACATTCTAGACGCTGCTATTTCGAACGAGGTCGACAGAGGACGCGTCAGAGAGCTGCATTATAGTCTCATGAGTTGGACATTCGAAAAAACAGGTTCGGTATGGGATATTTTCGCTTAGCAATGGGATATTGTTTGTGTATACATTGCGTGGTCATGTGATATTTCAACCGGTGAAAAGGAAGCGAAGATGATATATAAAGAAACGAGTTTCTGCCTATGTCCACACAACAAATATCCGACCACACCGCAAGATACACGTAGAACATGTCATCGCAACCTAACCCTACTTCCAACTTTCCCGCCATTATTTGGCATCCCTCGTTCAACCCCTCTCAAGGGCTCAACGGTGTTGCCGTTGACTCTAATCAGGTTTTCAGGCCATGGCTGTCTTCGCCCCAAGTCCCAAGTATTGAGTGAGCATTCATCTATGCTTTTAAACTGGCCATGTCTAATCTCATCATAGCTCTGAGAAATTGTCCAACTTTTCCCTTGGTGGCCAATCACATCCTCAATCACAACCCGGGCCCCAGTCCCGACCAACGCAATCCACATCCCAAGCAGCATCTACATCCGCCCAGCAGGCTCCCCAGCCCCAGGCGTATATCGCATACCCCGAACTTACCTGCCTCCATTGCCTCGGCGCGAACCCCCCTGGCAAACTCGGTTATGTAGTCAGCTACGTTCCCGCTGATGCTTCTGGCAAGCCTCTTAGAAGTAACGAAGGTGGGCAACagatggagaggagagaTACACAAGACGACGATCTTCCGGATGGAACTCGATCACCGAGTGCATTCCAAGCGGCTGAGATTGTGGGGGACAAGAAGTACGTGCCCGATGGGGCAGAGGATGATTTGGTTGGTGATATGGTGGAATAAACAAGGAAATGGAAGACTGCATATCCGCATAGTGTAATTAGTCAAAAGGGTATGTTTGTACAGTATCGCATGAAACGTGATTGCATTGATCGATTCTTTTGCTCACTCAAAACGAGGCCTGAATTGACTACTCAGCTATACTAACAACATAGAACAAGGTGTATATAGAAAGCTAGGCAAAAGGGAACAAAATCGTTCTGTATAGCGGCAAAGGGCAGTGCAAACATCCGTTGCTGCACGACGAGAAAAGATAAGCGCGTGAGCGTATCATCTGTACAGGTGATTGGGTAGTCGCTGATTTATTCTTTTCTACGCGCGTTTCGTTGTTCACTCATTCGTCGGCATAGCTGAAACGATAACACACGTGGTGATATGAAAGATTTACATACAGCATAAGCCGTTACGCTCTCCTAATAATTTATGGTGCGGTATCTCATTGGCTGAGCTATGAGAATGATATCCTTTTTTTTGCAAACGGCTGCAGTACGAGGAATAGGTTCTTCCAGTGACGTTAAGGCTAGGAATGGCGGACAAAACAGCAACTGACGGCTTATGCCAAGTTGTCCAGTGAGGTGTTATGGGTCAGTTACTGACCCAGTTATCTCAGTTATCTGTCAAGCATACTTGGTCGGCCGGAC includes the following:
- a CDS encoding Allergen, putative (Similar to TIGR gene model, INSD accession AAW44097.1), whose product is MSSVTQGVKEFFSKSGKPETTEVCTDTAPEVVQEHIRPQEHVETAEAVDRERHVHHLQHRIQPVEDHQTLNTKHVNATEPVITREHKEEMRPEHQEALAKQKNLAHDTRSTGAVEKSGEHVGTALNEHQHHHIHETIQPVVQRETVEPTVVHQTKAIHEKVEDAPVVHEVTTLPTISAEKYSQNKSSLEGEGAHCSTFEGAPQVAGQSANVSANNGTADGVSNGHHHSNKSQAI
- a CDS encoding Antiphagocytic protein, putative (Similar to TIGR gene model, INSD accession AAW44099.1), translated to MMSSAPSELCFDCANCVEMLPKGTKKSATRPEILERLTRIEDRIEVQTTLLRGMATNRDYEKKIYTDDDDELVESEVPVCNITREMAALKTYKPQPKVTNHKVIIEAALGRLDHVNGDNSIRWAQSVILGLQAAETLQNDRQMMELARVIGCLEACELRWAGDWRAGVASITLKELRTLLI
- a CDS encoding Hypothetical protein (Similar to TIGR gene model, INSD accession AAW44095.1; CNF04410), with the translated sequence MDRKTPGQMLQSREDGGAPGGDHQIDSSDLHSPRVASKEAQRLNGASEKSLNQTLQPVENGGNLKSLTTDGSLQRAENTQKISKLPSPSERSENIFHLNGGEANQDLSYLADLVSTGETTPGSTPGVAVPVAGEAWVQSNDRSLATGGGINDKFSALPINSRQPQSHPEYDFPRAPSAAGSSTETSTYATAFSTPAADTVSLAPSDTTARAVEGGSLERGAAPTGVDAASNTTIAGPTAGGLARDMTSMAQTSFPAAATSAIPTDNVIAPEREQQREGNSLEVLEKHRAELNDKIKAGLSARNKERQPLTEEGYEVFEKAGMKDLVGKADTIETNTKWLEPVVKEHIRPQVHTEYTTNIDREIHIYHDPRILPVEDPNPTTQPAKHRIFSVVDNKWHEVDEATAREVLGDDVFENGPKEVREKRYSLLPGLGEMKKEDQDKWRLVNGQWVEITGDREPSESRPGGEQEDDNGFLWGKGNGKVWEREYTLGETASDWKEIAKEKLGLGHKRIENTKEVQTDQAPRSASQSVGVAL
- a CDS encoding Hypothetical Protein (Similar to TIGR gene model, INSD accession AAW44093.1), which translates into the protein MSSQPNPTSNFPAIIWHPSFNPSQGLNGVAVDSNQVFRPWLSSPQVPSIDSEKLSNFSLGGQSHPQSQPGPQSRPTQSTSQAASTSAQQAPQPQAYIAYPELTCLHCLGANPPGKLGYVVSYVPADASGKPLRSNEGGQQMERRDTQDDDLPDGTRSPSAFQAAEIVGDKKYVPDGAEDDLVGDMVE